In bacterium, the DNA window CGAGGCGGCGGCCTCGTTGAAACGGCGGGTCTGCGCCTGGCAGACCGGCGTGTCGAGCGACGGCACGGAGTTGATGATCAGGACCTTGCCCTTGTCCTCGGCGGGGCTGTACGGGGTCAAATCAGCCTTGAGGGCGGTGAAGGCGGGGGCGGGCTGGCCGACCTGGAGCGGCTCGCCGCCGAGCGCAAGCGGGTTCCCCTTCATCGTGACCTTGCGTTCCGACATCGCGTTCTCCTTTGATGTCCGCGCGGGGGGGCGCGGAAGGGATAAAACTTACGTCCACTGTTGCCCGGGGGGGCCAATAAACATCAAAATGCCGGGACCCGCCACGGAGGATGCATGGAGACTGGGCGCAGCACACTCCCCGACAATGCCTACCGCAAACTGAACGCCGGCGAAACATATCAGCCGCTCGTCGGCGCGCGCGAGGCGATGCGCGAATGGACGCCGCGCTCGGTTTCGATGGGCGTCTTCTTCGCCGCCCTCTTCTCCGCCGCCGCCGCCTTCCTCGGCTTCAAGGTCGGGCAGGTGTTCGAGGCCGCGATCCCGATCGCGATCCTCGCGGTCGGGCTGGGACAGCTCTTCCCGCGCCGCTCGACGATCCTCGAGAACGTGATCGTCCAGTCGATCGGCGCCGCCTCGGGGCTGATCGTCGCCGGGTCGATCTTCACGCTGCCGGGGCTGTTCATCCTCGGGCTGCCGGTGGACCTCTTCAAGCTCTTCCTCGTCGCGCTCTTCGGCGGCGTCCTCGGCGTGCTCTTCCTGATCCCGCTGCGCCGCTACTTCGTCAAGGAGATGCACGGCGAGCTGCCGTTCCCCGAGGCGACGGCGACGACGGAAGTGCTCGTCGCCGGCGAGGCCGGCGGGAACCAGGCGAAGGTGCTCGCCTCCGCGGCCGCCGTCGGCGGGCTGTTCGACTTCGTGGCGATCCACTTCCAGGGGTTCGCCGAGGTCTTCACGACCCGCTCCGTCTCGTTCCTCGAGGGGCTGGCGACGAAGGCCCGGATGGTCTTCAAGGTGGACGTGCTCGCCTCGGTGCTCGGCCTCGGCTACATCATCGGGCTGCGCTACTCGGCGATCATCTGCGCCGGCTCGTTCGTCTCGTGGTTCCTGCTCGTGCCGATCATCGGCCAGTTCGGCGCGGCCGATCCGGCGATCGCCGCGATGAACGCCGACCAGGTGTTCCGCAACTACGTGCGGCTGATCGGCATCGGCGGCATCGCCTGCGCCGGGATGCTCGGCATCCTCCGCAGCTGGCGGATCATCGCCTCGGCCTTCGGCCTCGGCTTCCGCGAGATGTTCGGCAAGAAGGACGCCGCGGCGGCGGCCCCCGCGCGGACGGACCGCGACCTCTCGATGAAGCTCGTCCTCGCGGCGCTGGGCGTCGCGGTCGTGGCGCTCTTCGTCTTCTTCCTCTTCGGCGTGCTCGGCGGCCAGCCGAACGCGTTCGTGCAGAGCGTGATCGCGCTGCTGGTCGTGGTCGTGATCGCCTTCCTCTTCACGACCGTCGCGGCGCAGGCCACGGCGACCGTCGGCAGCAACCCGGTCTCCGGGATGACGCTGATGACGCTGATCCTCGCCTCGGTGATCCTCGTCTCCGCGGGGCTGACCGGCACGGGCGGGATGCTCGCGGCGCTGCTGATCGGCGGCGTCGTCTGCACGGCGCTCTCCACGGTCGGCGGCTTCGTGACCGACCTCAAGATCGGCTACTGGATCGGCGCGACGCCGTCGGTGCAGCAGCGGAGCAAGCTGCTCGGCACGCTCGTCGCCTCGCTGACCGTCGGCTCGGTGATCCTGCTGCTCAACTCGGTCTACGGCTTCGTCGAGACGCCGGCCACGCCGCACCCGCTGCCCGCGCCGCAGGCCAACGCGATGTCGGCGGTGATCAAGTCGATCATGTCGAACGAGCCGGTGCCGTGGCTCCTCTTCGGCGTCGGCGCGGCGCTGATCCTCGTGCTGCAGATGATCAAGGTCCCGGCGCTGCCGTTCGCGCTGGGGATGTACCTGCCGCAGGAACTGAACACGCCGCTGCTCGTCGGCGGCCTCGTCGCCTACTTCGTGCAGCGTTCCTGCCGCGGCGACGAGAAGCTGGAGCGGGCCCGCAACAACCGCGGCACGCTGATCGCCTCCGGCTTCATCGCCGGCGGCGCCGTGATGGGCGTCGTCGCCGCGCTGCTGAAGTGGGTGAAGCAGCAGTTCAGCTTCGACCTCGGCGTCGAGCTGTTCCACAACGCCGAGGGGTCCGGCGCCGAGCTGCTGGCGATCCTCTTCTACGCGCTGCTGGTCGGCTACATGTACTGGGACTCCCGGCGGGCGAAGGCCGAGGCCTGATCCGGAGCCGGAACTGGGAAGGCCGCGCTCGCGCGGCCCCGCGATCGAGCGCGGCGGCGATTCTTCGCCGCCGCGCTTTTTTGCGCCGTTCGGCGGCGCCGCCGGCCGAAGGGGCGCGCCGCGTCGCGTCGCCGCGCTGCGCGACTCTCCGCGCCTCCGCCGCCTGATCCCGGATCCGCGACAGCCGATCGATCCACGGCCGTCTCTCCGACGCCGCGCGCCGCGCGGTTCGCGTATACAGACGGCAACCGCCGGCGAGAGTGCAAGGCTCTTGTCTCTCAACCTGCATCTCGAAAGGGGGAAGTCATGAGACACGCCATCATGTTGGCCGCGGCGCTGGCCGCGGGCTCCATCTCGCTGGCGGCGGCGGGGGAGTGCGGCGCCGGTTCGTCGTCGAGCGGCGCGCCGAGCGCGATCGCGGCGGGACGCGCCCTCGCGTCGTCGGCCGCCCTCGCGTCGTCGCCGATCTCCTTCCTCGGGTCGCCGACCGCCTCGTTCGGCGCGTCGTCGCTCCCGACGGTCGGTCGGGCGGCCTTCGGCTTCGGCAACCCGATGTTCTCGATCTGCGTCCTTTGCTGCCGCGTGTCCGGCGGCCGCGCCGACGAGTGCGCGGACTCCTGCTCGGCGAACAGGCTGTGACCGAGCGTCGCGCGGCGCGGCTGTCCGCGCGACGTTGATTCAGGCCGGGGCGCGGCGCGGCGGCGACGTCGCCCGCGCCCCCTGCCTATGGGGGACACGGAATGAACCTCGCGCGCGTCGTTTCCGTCCGCCCGAAGATGCGCCCCTGGGCGCTGATGGGTGCCAACTACTTCTTGCTGGTTGCCGCGAGCATTGCGCTTGCGAACGTCGTCGTTCACCTCGGGGGGGAGGCGCTGAGGGGGAAAGTCGTAGTCCTGGCGCCGCGGTCCGTGGTCGGTGGCGTCGCCGCTGTCGCTGTAGACGCACTGATTCTGGCTCTGCTTTGCGCGGTGTCGAAGTACGGCGCTGAGGCGCGCGACGGGCGCTTGCGCGTGCGCTGGAAGCTCTTCGGCTACGGGGTGCTCTTCGGTCTGGCGATGCAGGCGCTCTCTTGGGACCAGTTCGTCGGCCTGTCTCCCTCGGCGTTCTTGGCGAGAGTCGCCCACGCCCCGCATCCGACGGCGGCCGCCGCAGTCACGCTCCTCTTTGCCGCGTCGTGCGCAGTAGGAGCGCCGATCTTCGAGGAGATCTTCATGCGGGGTCTCCTCTTCGACAGCTTCGCGAAGCACTACTCGATTGCCGCGGCCGTCATCTTGAACGCGGTGTGCTTCTCGTCCCTCCATTGGGAACAGTGGAACATCCCGCTTGCCATCATGTCGTTTGTTCTGGGCGTTGTATTCGCCGTAGTGCGTCATCGTGCGGGAAATCTGAGTTTTGGCTACGGCGCGCACATCGCGTTCAACGCGACGTACGTCTTCGTGCTGCTTTCGGGCGGCGGAAATGCGCCGCCGGAGGTCGCCGACCTCCTCAAATAGAGGCGAGTCCCGGCGTGGCAACGTCGGTGGCTGCACGCGAGGCGCCGCGCAACGGGGACGCTGTATATCAGGAGCAATCGCCGGCGGGATTTCCAGTCGTCGCCGCTCGCCGCGGCGACGGACAGGGGGACACGAAATGCGGAGACTGCTCTTGTCGTTCGCGGCGCTCCTGCTCTTGGTTGCGCCGATGTGGGCCGAGGCGGGCGACTGCCGCCGGCTGTCGATCACCCAGTGCGAATGGGGCGGGAGTGTTCAGGCGAGCGTCGACGGGATGGCGTTGGCGGCGGAGACCAGCGCCGGCCTAATGAAGGTCGTGTTCCACGCTCAGAGCGGAACGCTCCGTATCGAGGCCGTTCCGGGGCGGGACGGCCTGACTTCGGCCGTCAAACTGTCGTTCCACGGCGGTCGGGCGCACGCCGAGGCGAGCCTCGACTTGGCTGCGGCGGCGACCGGCGACTATAGCTCCGTGGCGGAGATCGCGGGCATTCTCGATCCGGCGTTCCTCTCCGCGGCCGACGCCCTGCTTGAAACTCTGCCCAAGGGCGATCAGGCGGCGATGTCGGTGTATAGCCTTGGCCGGGCCGTGACCGCGTCGTTGGCGAGGCCGACTTACAGCGCGATCTCGGTGACCATCAAGGTGCCGGTGCTCTACACAATCTGCTACTGGTCGTGCGTCGCGGGGAGCGGCGAGTGGCAGGGGTGCGGCAACGACTGCTGGGACAAGTACGGCAACAACTGAACGGCGGCGTCATCACCGCTCCGGGGGTTCGGCGTTCGCGCCGAATCCCCGGAGGCAATGCCGCGGGTCAATGCCGCGGGGAAGCGCCGGGGGCGGCCGATAAGACCGGGGGTTCTCGCGGTCCACGTTGAGCCAGCCGAGGATCGTGCGGCGTGCCGTGAATGTCGGCACTGCGCCGCGGTTCGGCACGCGGCGTCAGCGACGCCGCTTCTCGGAACGCGGCGCCTTCCGCGGGGCGGAGGCTGGAGCGTTCGCCGCGGGCCACGCGATCGTCGGGAGCTCGGCGAAGAGACGGTGGAAGATGTCGACGCGGCGCAGGCCGGCGAGGTCGGGCGGGATCAGGCGGAGCAGGCGCGGGCTGCCGAGGACGACGAGCTTCGTGCGGGCGCGCGTCAAGGCGACGTTGAGGCGGAGCGGCGAGAAGAAGAAGTCGGTCCGCGCGCGGAGCGCCTCGGGGTCGGAGCAGGCGAGGGACAGGACGACCGCCTCGCGCTCCTGCCCTTGGATCCGCTCGATCGTGTCCACGACCGGCAGCGGCGCGCCCTTGCCGAGGCGGCGCCGCAGCAGCCGCTCGATCGCCGCGTTCTGGCGGCGGAACGGCGCGACCACCGCGAGCTGGTCCGCGGCGAGCCCGGCGCGCTCGATCAGCGCGGCGGCGATCGTCGCCGCTGCCTCGGCCTCCTCGGGCGACCAGTGGCGGCGTCCGACGTGGTCCACGGCGACGAACACCGCGCCGCGCTCCGGGTCGAGCACCTGGTCCACGACGTCGCCCGCCGCGCGGAGCGCGAGGCGCCGCGCGCCGACCCCCGGCGCGGGGCGCAGGCGCCCGTCGTAGAAGACGCGCGACGGGAAGGCGCAGAGGTCGTCGTTCAGGCGGTAGGTCTCGTCGAGCATCGTCGCCGGCGCCGCGCCGCGCAGCAGCGCGAAGATCGAGCGCGCGGCGGGGCCGTCGTCGTGCTCGGCGGCGAGGACGGGGCCGAGCTGCGCGTCGTCGCCGAAGAGGGCGCCGCGCGGCGCGCGGCGCAGCGCGGGAAGCGCGTG includes these proteins:
- a CDS encoding redoxin family protein; the protein is MSERKVTMKGNPLALGGEPLQVGQPAPAFTALKADLTPYSPAEDKGKVLIINSVPSLDTPVCQAQTRRFNEAAAS
- a CDS encoding oligopeptide transporter, OPT family; this encodes METGRSTLPDNAYRKLNAGETYQPLVGAREAMREWTPRSVSMGVFFAALFSAAAAFLGFKVGQVFEAAIPIAILAVGLGQLFPRRSTILENVIVQSIGAASGLIVAGSIFTLPGLFILGLPVDLFKLFLVALFGGVLGVLFLIPLRRYFVKEMHGELPFPEATATTEVLVAGEAGGNQAKVLASAAAVGGLFDFVAIHFQGFAEVFTTRSVSFLEGLATKARMVFKVDVLASVLGLGYIIGLRYSAIICAGSFVSWFLLVPIIGQFGAADPAIAAMNADQVFRNYVRLIGIGGIACAGMLGILRSWRIIASAFGLGFREMFGKKDAAAAAPARTDRDLSMKLVLAALGVAVVALFVFFLFGVLGGQPNAFVQSVIALLVVVVIAFLFTTVAAQATATVGSNPVSGMTLMTLILASVILVSAGLTGTGGMLAALLIGGVVCTALSTVGGFVTDLKIGYWIGATPSVQQRSKLLGTLVASLTVGSVILLLNSVYGFVETPATPHPLPAPQANAMSAVIKSIMSNEPVPWLLFGVGAALILVLQMIKVPALPFALGMYLPQELNTPLLVGGLVAYFVQRSCRGDEKLERARNNRGTLIASGFIAGGAVMGVVAALLKWVKQQFSFDLGVELFHNAEGSGAELLAILFYALLVGYMYWDSRRAKAEA
- a CDS encoding CPBP family intramembrane metalloprotease, whose protein sequence is MNLARVVSVRPKMRPWALMGANYFLLVAASIALANVVVHLGGEALRGKVVVLAPRSVVGGVAAVAVDALILALLCAVSKYGAEARDGRLRVRWKLFGYGVLFGLAMQALSWDQFVGLSPSAFLARVAHAPHPTAAAAVTLLFAASCAVGAPIFEEIFMRGLLFDSFAKHYSIAAAVILNAVCFSSLHWEQWNIPLAIMSFVLGVVFAVVRHRAGNLSFGYGAHIAFNATYVFVLLSGGGNAPPEVADLLK